A window of Trichoderma atroviride chromosome 3, complete sequence contains these coding sequences:
- a CDS encoding uncharacterized protein (EggNog:ENOG41), which yields MPSNVTVFYGQPKEGEFFDMDYYINKHMPIANEHWTPLGLQNWQVLRFGPDAPYHVVAILNWENEGDADRALKHEAAKIVVGDVPNFTNMKPILTPGEITGTWERK from the coding sequence ATGCCTTCCAACGTGACAGTTTTCTACGGGCAGCCCAAGGAGGGCGAGTTCTTCGACATGGACTACTACATCAACAAACACATGCCCATCGCCAACGAGCATTGGACGCCTCTGGGCCTCCAGAACTGGCAGGTCCTGCGGTTCGGCCCTGACGCCCCCTACCATGTGGTCGCCATCTTGAACTGGGAGAACGAAGGCGACGCCGACAGGGCCCTCAAGCACGAAGCAGCAAAGATTGTTGTTGGCGACGTGCCCAACTTCACAAACATGAAGCCTATCCTGACGCCCGGCGAGATCACTGGCACCTGGGAGCGAAAGTAA
- a CDS encoding uncharacterized protein (EggNog:ENOG41) produces MAFEIPKAGYQWNLTEGGGFESLKYSEQPLPQLGDSQVLVKLEAASLNYRDLMIVKGNAPHMLIPNVIPGSDGAGTVVAVGKHVRRFTPGDRVATAFFQDFVGGRFEAAMAASMLGGTLDGTLRNYGAFNEQGLVRIPSNLSFLEASTLGCAGLTAWSALFGLSDYKLNAGQWVLTQGTGGVSVFALQLAKAVGARVIATTGSSNKVQFLKDLGADHVINYKEDSEWGVTAKALTGGVGVDQVVEVSGPLSMAQSLKAIRVDAVINIVGYLGGSEGNEPGFSDSFTYRCIVRPISVGSRVMLEDLCRAVEANPERLRPVIDAKVFRLDQLKEACEYQWSGQHKGKVCIEIS; encoded by the exons ATGGCATTCGAAATCCCTAAAGCCGGATACCAGTGGAACCTCACCGAGGGAGGAGGATTTGAATCCTTGAAGTACTCAGaacagcctcttcctcaatTAGGGGATAGCCAAGTATTAGTGAAAT TAGAAGCGGCATCTCTCAAC TACCGCGATCTTATGATAGTAAAAGGAAATGCCCCACACATGCTTATCCCGAACGTCATCCCAGGGTCTGATGGGGCTGGGACAGTCGTCGCAGTTGGCAAGCATGTCCGCCGCTTCACACCAGGCGATAGAGTTGCCACAGCTTTCTTCCAAGACTTCGTTGGCGGGCGTTTCGAGGCTGCTATGGCCGCTTCCATGCTTGGAGGCACTCTGGATGGCACGCTTCGCAATTACGGAGCTTTCAACGAGCAGGGTTTGGTACGAATCCCATCAAATTTGAGCTTTCTGGAGGCCTCAACGCTGGGATGTGCTGGATTGACTGCTTGGAGTGCTCTCTTTGGGCTTTCTGATTACAAACTAAACGCTGGCCAATGGGTGCTGACCCAAGGCACCGGAGGAGTCAGCGTTTTTGCACTGCAGCTTGCCAAAGCAGTCGGCGCAAGAGTCATTGCTACTACGGGCTCCAGCAACAAGGTACAATTCTTAAAGGATCTCGGAGCTGATCACGTTATCAACTACAAAGAAGACTCCGAATGGGGCGTTACGGCCAAAGCGCTAACTGGGggcgttggcgttgaccAAGTTGTTGAGGTTTCTGGTCCGCTGTCCATGGCGCAGAGTTTGAAGGCTATCAGGGTAGATGCAGTCATCAATATTGTTGGCTATCTGGGAGGTTCCGAGGGCAACGAGCCCGGCTTCTCGGACAGTTTCACGTATAGGTGTATAGTGCGGCCTATTTCTGTAGGATCAAGAGTCATGTTGGAAGATTTGTGCCGCGCAGTCGAGGCTAATCCGGAGAGGCTCCGACCGGTCATTGATGCCAAGGTGTTTCGTCTAGATCAACTCAAGGAAGCATGTGAGTATCAGTGGTCGGGACAGCACAAAGGAAAGGTGTGTATCGAGATTTCTTGA
- a CDS encoding uncharacterized protein (EggNog:ENOG41~SECRETED:SignalP(1-19)) — MVRASVVSSIATLVALAASETVRLNVARSAPASSSPPISLDFQSFSIEFAFLVDFNGNKSHPNKFTNNLLTNLRAFNGDVPQILRIGGNTQDHVTYFPDQKEQIINFWDPSYNSDQPRNTSIGPTFWEAFTAIEGTRYIFGLNFYKNDSTYLDNLRGEVEQSLLQIPPERLHLFEIGNENDYGALSGFRPPTWTQQDWVDEWVYRSRHIQTPANPLRFFAPSTCCYNITTPYSFFSPLDNLE; from the exons ATGGTTCGGGCTTCAGTAGTCTCGTCAATTGCGACTCTCGTCGCTCTCGCTGCGAGCGAAACGGTCCGCTTGAACGTCGCCAGATCGGCTCCAGCATCGTCAAGTCCGCCAATCTCACTTGATTTCCAGTCGTTTTCCATCGAATTTGCATTCCTCGTCGATTTCAATG GAAATAAGTCTCATCCGAATAAATTCACCAATAATCTCTTGACAAATTTAAGAGCCTTTAATGGAGATGTTCCTCAGATTCTTCGTATCGGCGGGAATACTCA GGATCATGTCACCTATTTTCCCGACCAGAAAGAGCAAATCATCAATTTCTGGGATCCGTCGTACAATTCGGATCAGCCTCGTAATACTTCGATTGGCCCGACCTTTTGGGAGGCCTTTACCGCCATTGAAGGGACAAGGTACATTTTTGGGCTAAACTTTTACAAAAACGATTCCACATATCTTGATAACCTTCGAGGAGAGGTAGAACAGTCTTTGCTGCAGATTCCGCCCGAGCGACTGCACCTATTCGAAATAGGCAACGAGAATGATTACGGCGCCCTGTCTGGATTCCGACCTCCAACATGGACCCAGCAGGATTGGGTTGACGAGTGGGTATACCGTTCGCGACACATCCAAACGCCGGCCAATCCATTGCGTTTCTTTGCTCCTTCAACCTGCTGCTATAACATCACGACGCCTTACTCGttcttctcccccctggACAATCTGGAATAG
- a CDS encoding uncharacterized protein (EggNog:ENOG41), with protein sequence MNHTSVVINGTIHQSLCNLNHHAGRIYTLGETNSVSGQGAFGVSNVFGSALFVLDYELYYASFVSHLVPLFYTYSLDGTWQGVNRMHMHQGTAYRYGAWMPISQNGTGPSTNPPYYGHVMVSKFIGSNPSTRINNIDLNSEFYSAYAAYEDGRLARVVLLNLHEWNPSSSQAEAEAEAAPSTTFTLGTGRDGIQYATVEAMTAPGALSETNITVAGISYDYDLAEGKPVRVAKQYESVLRPDDKGEISVPVRDSQAVLLTFH encoded by the coding sequence ATGAACCACACAAGCGTAGTGATAAATGGGACTATCCATCAATCCCTTTGCAACTTGAACCACCACGCTGGCCGTATATACACTCTTGGCGAGACCAACAGCGTCTCTGGTCAAGGAGCATTTGGAGTCTCCAATGTATTTGGATCTGCCCTCTTCGTTCTTGACTATGAGCTCTATTATGCATCTTTCGTAAGTCATCTTGTCCCTCTTTTCTACACCTATAGTCTTGACGGAACCTGGCAGGGAGTGAACCGCATGCACATGCACCAGGGAACTGCTTACCGCTACGGGGCGTGGATGCCCATTTCTCAGAACGGCACCGGTCCATCGACCAACCCTCCCTACTATGGACATGTCATGGTTTCCAAATTCATCGGAAGCAACCCCAGCACGAGAATCAACAACATTGATCTAAACAGTGAGTTTTACTCTGCATACGCAGCATACGAAGATGGACGCCTAGCGCGAGTTGTGCTGCTGAATCTTCACGAATGGAACCCGAGCAGTAGCcaagccgaagccgaagccgaagcagCACCGAGCACGACGTTTACTCTTGGCACTGGCCGAGATGGCATTCAGTATGCTACTGTAGAAGCAATGACTGCTCCAGGTGCACTGTCGGAAACAAATATCACGGTCGCTGGGATTAGTTACGATTATGACCTGGCTGAGGGAAAACCCGTGAGGGTGGCGAAACAGTACGAGAGCGTGCTCCGCCCTGATGACAAGGGAGAGATTTCTGTTCCAGTACGGGATTCACAGGCAGTACTTTTGACATTTCACTAA
- a CDS encoding uncharacterized protein (EggNog:ENOG41~TransMembrane:12 (i39-61o94-113i125-147o159-179i199-217o223-244i284-304o324-346i413-432o438-459i480-498o504-523i)) — protein MATDEATPLLPGRKASTLAGQKGFGASVRGIFTNVENRILAAGFLICVAFSYTQVPLMYVFHLMVCDEYYDHHPPFEGPGQRCSRDEIAAGTAAQFSILGMSTTLCGTLNLFLAGWTVKKIGPRAALMIQTFVPAIRVLAQILGVVAGKRTGMLIIQSTQLFTIVGGPAGYILVTNIIASELVEPSRRTVVFGKLQGSIMLGQSIGYLAGGMIGDAIDIRAPFDFACITFLIACVYVRFGLPYISPESMSNKKPGRQGIAGFFAPLKILVPQRMRSANGSIKKHYGVVILCAGIFLGVLATDYAPLLIQMYATAAFDFDQADNGWLMSEFAFMRSIFLILLFPRIINFGRHLMKRTSSPAPEDSDDSSISTADTQIPTEPGDFDAATGEQTDVEPSKPLSSTHHREVGRFDLIFLRWSLVVDGALTTVAAFATKRWHIYLAAFLLPFGSGSAPAAKGVITDMCSESQRADALNAVTLVENIARLSTQGLFGFVFSSLAGVGKAYITFFCNAAIAVIGMAVLLFSRFPPTGSTLVDDDAEEIGEDQD, from the exons ATGGCAACAGATGAAGCGACGCCACTGCTCCCGGGCCGTAAAGCCTCGACTTTGGCCGGTCAGAAAGGCTTTGGGGCGTCGGTCAGAGGCATCTTCACCAATGTCGAGAACCGCATCCTGGCGGCCGGGTTTCTGATATGCGTCGCCTTTAGTTACACGCAAGTTCC GCTCATGTATGTGTTCCATCTCATGGTATGCGACGAGTATTACGACCATCATCCGCCCTTTGAAGGCCCCGGTCAGCGATGCAGTCGTGACGAAATCGCTGCTGGGACCGCGGCGCAGTTTAGTATTCTAGGAATGAGCACAACACTATGCG GAACTCTCAATCTATTTCTCGCGGGATGGACAGTCAAGAAGATTGGCCCTCGCGCTGCTCTCATGATTCAGACCTTTGTGCCTGCGATTCGAGTCCTTGCACAGATCCTGGGAGTCGTCGCGGGCAAACGCACCGGCATGCTAATTATCCAAAGCACTCAGCTCTTCACCATCGTTGGCGGGCCCGCGGGATACATTCTCGTCAccaacatcatcgccagcgaGCTCGTTGAGCCATCTCGGCGTACAGTTGTCTTTGGCAAACTGCAGGGAAGCATCATGCTTGGGCAAAGCATCGGATACCTGG CTGGTGGAATGATTGGAGATGCAATCGATATTCGCGCCCCCTTCGATTTTGCCTGCATCACGTTTCTCATTGCCTGCGTGTACGTCCGCTTCGGCCTCCCGTACATCTCTCCCGAGTCTATGAGCAACAAGAAACCGGGCCGGCAAGGCATTGCAGGCTTCTTCGCGCCGCTCAAGATTCTCGTGCCGCAGCGCATGCGCTCAGCCAACGGCAGTATCAAGAAGCACTACGGCGTTGTGATTCTCTGTGCCGGTATATTCCTTGGAGTT CTTGCGACGGATTATGCACCTCTGTTGATCCAGATGTACGCCACCGCAGCCTTTGACTTTGACCAGGCCGACAACGGCTGGCTCATGTCTGAATTTGCCTTTATGAGAAGCATTTTTCTCATACTGCTCTTCCCGCGCATCATCAACTTCGGCCGCCACCTGATGAAGCGTACTTCAAGCCCGGCACCAGAAGACTCTGACGATTCGTCCATATCCACGGCTGATACCCAAATACCCACCGAGCCTGGCGACTTCGATGCAGCTACTGGCGAGCAGACCGACGTTGAGCCAAGTAAACCACTATCCTCGACGCATCACCGCGAAGTTGGACGGTTTGATCTCATTTTCCTTCGATGGAGTCTCGTAGTTGACGGGGCACTCACTACCGTGGCCGCATTTGCTACAAAGAGGTGGCACATCTATCTCG CTGCATTCCTCCTACCTTTTGGATCCGGCTCTGCGCCAGCCGCCAAAGGCGTCATCACAGACATGTGTTCAGAGTCGCAGCGCGCGGATGCCCTAAACGCCGTGACCCTTGTAGAGAACATTGCCCGATTGTCCACACAGGGGCTATTTGGGTTTGTATTTTCGAGTCTTGCAGGCGTGGGCAAGGCATATATAACGTTTTTCTGCAACGCG GCAATCGCAGTAATTGGAATGGCAGTCTTGCTGTTCTCCCGTTTCCCACCTACAGGCAGTACACTAGTTGACGATGACGCTGAAGAAATAGGAGAAGATCAAGATTAA
- a CDS encoding uncharacterized protein (EggNog:ENOG41~SECRETED:SignalP(1-24)~CAZy:GH78) codes for MVSNSLIALYTGLVLSNGVQFGAADTAPSWQKYVRSPASNTVKPVAVVSDSTVGNVSNPNGLVDGQEPTVLSRNTESDQLPTIVVDFGQNVVGVLSLQFSGSQSLSTGLPGLRLAFSETTEYLTDRSDFTRSDNASGNEKLTNGTDQVAVKNSNYTWSDLHGCENGTQVCSDGLHGFRYVKIWLEALASDAPYTSSLGSVSISGVSLEWSAYLGTPDTFTGSFECSDESLTQWWYDGVYTVDMGTDVFLANETEPRSASSPTLEGKQVLFDGAKRDRDPYVGDLAVSSLTSYLSHDFAEPSRNVLEDLAQHQRSDGWIPPASINNYGLPLFDYPLWWVVCSVDLVMYTGNTSYANTYWNTLKNALDGYYAANTDSATGLLYKNDTGYGDYAFLPRSGPVTYYNALYVHALSYASQLATSLGLDDDAERWSSRASSVGKALLSHNFDQSVGAFYDGGPCPGAAAGTYCNVHSQDGNSIAILAGVTNDTTSAQILDYWQNATSQGYGNAFYDSSILSPGDQFNSRVYAFISYFEIAARFATPGQASSAFDELRRLYGWMASHDPQITMWEGIGPGGAPYEGAFTSMAHGWSTGVVPLLTGYVLGVKPQSPGFKTWSICPVVDGGGLTWAKGQVPTPQGKIEVSWEREDAQTGVVFTLNIETLDGSSGVVCVPTLGLDNPTISMDGAPVNVSPDPTTGWASVDAAGGKHVFTVEA; via the exons ATGGTTTCTAACAGCTTGATTGCGCTTTATACTGGCCTTGTGTTGTCGAATGGTGTTCAGTTTGGTGCGGCTGATACAGCTCCAAGCTGGCAGAAATATGTCAGATCGCCTGCTTCCAATACAGTGAAGCCAGTTGCAGTTGTTTCGGACAGCACAGTTGGCAATGTGTCGAATCCAAACGGTTTGGTCGATGGCCAAGAGCCAACAGTGCTGAGCCGTAATACTGAAAGCGACCAGTTGCCGACAATAGTGGTGGACTTTGGGCAGAATGTTGTTGGAGTTTTGAGCCTGCAATTCAGCGGATCACAGAGCTTGTCTACTGGGCTGCCGGGCTTGAGATTGGCCTTTTCCGAGACGACGGAATATCTCACCGATCGGAGTGATTTTACACGATCTGATAATGCTAGCGGA AATGAGAAATTGACCAATGGAACGGATCAG GTGGCTGTTAAGAACAGTAATTACACTTGGAGCGATCTTCATGGATGCGAAAACGGCACTCAAGTCTGCTCAGATGGGCTTCACGGCTTCCGTTATGTGAAAATCTGGCTAGAAGCTTTGGCATCGGATGCGCCATACACTTCTTCTCTAGGTTCGGTTTCCATCTCAGGCGTGAGCCTTGAATGGTCGGCGTATCTTGGGACGCCGGATACTTTCACCGGATCGTTTGAATGCTCAGACGAAAGTCTCACGCAATGGTGGTATGATGGAGTGTATACCGTGGATATGGGAACAGACGTGTTTCTTGCCAACGAGACAGAGCCTAGAAGCGCTTCGAGTCCGACCTTGGAGGGCAAACAAGTACTCTTTGATGGAGCTAAGCGTGATAGAGACCCATATGTTGGAGATCTTGCCGTATCATCACTTACTTCATATCTGTCTCATGATTTTGCCGAACCATCAAGAAATGTGTTGGAAGACTTGGCGCAGCATCAGCGTTCTGATGGCTGGATTCCTCCAGCGAGCAT AAACAATTACGGTCTTCCGCTGTTTGACTATCCCCTTTGGTGGGTTGTCTGTAGTGTCGACCTTGTGATGTACACCGGCAATACCTCTTATGCGAATACTTACTGGAACACACTGAAAAACGCCCTTGACGGTTATTACGCTGCAAATACAGACAGCGCAACTGGGCTCCTGTATAAAAATGACACTGGCTATGGCGATTATGCGTTTCTGCCCCGGTCAGGGCCCGTAACGTACTACAACGCCTTGTACGTTCATGCGCTATCGTATGCCTCGCAGCTGGCTACGAGTCTTGGCCTCGATGATGACGCAGAAAGATGGTCTTCTAGGGCTTCATCTGTTGGAAAAGCGCTTCTAAGCCACAATTTTGACCAGAGCGTTGGTGCGTTCTATGATGGCGGCCCTTGCCCCGGAGCCGCAGCTGGCACATACTGCAATGTTCACTCGCAAGATGGCAACTCTATTGCTATTCTCGCAGGAGTGACAAATGACACCACCTCGGCTCAGATACTGGACTATTGGCAAAATGCGACCTCTCAGGGATATGGAAACGCATTCTAtgacagcagcatcttgagcCCCGGCGATCAATTCAATAGCCGAGTCTACGCTTTCATCTCCTACTTTGAGATTGCGGCCCGGTTTGCCACTCCTGGGCAAGCCTCTTCCGCCTTTGACGAACTCCGAAGGCTGTATGGATGGATGGCGAGCCATGATCCCCAGATCACCATGTGGGAGGGCATTGGACCAGGTGGCGCTCCGTACGAGGGTGCATTTACATCCATGGCGCATGGCTGGTCAACGGGAGTAGTTCCGCTGCTGACTGGCTATGTGCTTGGAGTGAAGCCCCAGTCTCCTGGATTCAAGACGTGGAGCATTTGCCCTGTGGTGGATGGTGGCGGACTTACATGGGCCAAAGGACAAGTGCCAACGCCGCAAGGCAAGATTGAAGTCTcatgggagagagaggatgcACAAACTGGAGTGGTATTTACTCTGAATATTGAAACATTAGATGGCTCGTCGGGGGTGGTCTGCGTTCCGACCTTGGGGCTGGATAACCCGACGATAAGTATGGATGGAGCACCTGTAAATGTGTCGCCTGACCCAACAACTGGCTGGGCGagtgttgatgctgctggaggaaAGCATGTCTTTACAGTGGAAGCGTAA
- a CDS encoding uncharacterized protein (EggNog:ENOG41), with the protein MPTVNPPSFFISLPVASLNSATDFYKSLSFTPLPDFSDANTSAFRFPYRSNSNICLMLHSTRRFGEFVRQGSEIINAKKFTGAIYTLGVASRDDVDGLLEKAERGGRQKRSIQNGRVWEIRGNIHQEL; encoded by the coding sequence ATGCCGACTGTAAATCCGCCATCGTTTTTTATTTCACTCCCCGTCGCGTCTCTCAACTCCGCTACCGATTTCTATAAATCTCTCTCATTCACTCCTCTTCCTGATTTCTCCGACGCCAACACTTCTGCCTTTCGTTTTCCCTACAGATCCAACTCCAATATTTGTCTTATGCTACACTCTACAAGGCGGTTCGGAGAATTTGTCCGTCAGGGCTCAGAGATTATAAATGCGAAGAAGTTCACGGGTGCGATATACACTCTAGGCGTGGCCAGCAGAGACGATGTGGATGGGCTATTAGAAAAGGCCGAGAGGGGGGGGCGGCAAAAAAGATCCATTCAAAATGGAAGGGTATGGGAAATCCGTGGGAATATACACCAGGAGCTTTGA
- a CDS encoding uncharacterized protein (EggNog:ENOG41~CAZy:GH99~SECRETED:SignalP(1-16)), translating into MKSTLSWLLYATAVSAASHNQHTHPTRAAAIDASTIQGKWLFGYQGWFRKPGAGVNNHWSADGNTPGPNNIEIDFIPDVSQYPANCLFNTQLTLPNGQPAQLYDSSCAGVVDLHFKWMQQYGLDGVIVQRFLGSVGDQSFTTVLNQVQAAAEKYGLGFIVEYDVSGADSSQGSVATAVLNDYNANIKKYTTSSAYIHQNGKPVTMVFGIGFSGFKVTAADSINIASQLQSAGLYVGFGVPEQWSGDVTGNTGFVQAYKQADFISPWTVGGYSDAGYAGFHTSTQVPDAQLLKSLGKQYAPVIFPGTSALHLNGGNNPSAFDYFPRYNGSFYSAQADALTTMANKPLFIFSAMFDEVNEGTQIMPSLKTNQLPTNQKFVGYDNNFADTSFYLELAGKKAAAFHAA; encoded by the exons ATGAAATCCACTCTATCATGGCTACTCTATGCCACTGCGGTATCAGCCGCGTCGCATAATCAACACACTCACCCTACCAGAGCCGCGGCCATCGATGCCTCCACCATCCAAGGCAAGTGGCTCTTTGGCTACCAAGGCTGGTTCCGCAAGCCAGGCGCTGGCGTAAACAACCACTGGTCCGCTGATGGCAACACGCCAGGACCCAATAACA TTGAGATTGACTTCATCCCAGACGTCAGCCAATATCCGGCCAACTGCCTCTTCAACACGCAGCTCACGCTGCCAAACGGCCAACCAGCCCAGCTCTATGACAGCTCTTGCGCGGGTGTTGTCGACCTGCACTTCAAGTGGATGCAGCAGTacggccttgacggcgtGATTGTGCAAAGGTTTCTAGGGTCTGTCGGCGACCAGTCCTTTACCACG GTCCTGAATCAAgtccaagcagcagctgaaaagtatggcctcggcttcatcgtcgaATACGACGTCTCCGGCGCCGATTCGTCTCAAGGCAGCGTCGCTACCGCAGTGCTAAACGACTACAACGCCAACATCAAGAAATACACCACATCGTCAGCCTACATCCACCAAAACGGCAAGCCCGTCACCATGGTCTTTGGAATCGGCTTCTCTGGATTCAAAGTCACTGCCGCCGACAGCATCAACATTGCCTCTCAGCTCCAATCTGCCGGCCTGTACGTCGGCTTCGGCGTGCCTGAGCAGTGGTCTGGCGATGTCACCGGCAACACGGGCTTCGTCCAGGCTTATAAGCAGGCAGACTTTATCAGCCCTTGGACTGTGGGAGGCTACAGCGATGCCGGCTACGCAGGCTTCCACACCTCTACCCAGGTTCCAGACGCGCA GCTGTTGAAGTCGCTCGGCAAGCAATACGCACCTGTTATTTTCCCCGGCACCTCTGCCTTGCATCTCAACGGCGGCAACAACCCATCAGCATTCGACTACTTCCCTCGATACAACGGCTCTTTCTACTCTGCACAGGCAGATGCTCTTACCACCATGGCCAACAAGCCTTTGTTCATCTTTAGTGCCATGTTTGACGAAGTCAACGAAG GCACTCAAATCATGCCATCTCTCAAGACCAATCAGCTGCCCACCAACCAGAAGTTTGTGGGCTACGACAACAACTTTGCCGACACAAGCTTCTACCTGGAGCTGGCTGGGAAGAAGGCCGCTGCCTTCCACGCTGCGTAG
- a CDS encoding uncharacterized protein (TransMembrane:6 (i134-155o161-183i195-215o235-251i263-286o306-330i)), producing the protein MLTGDAIAIAKETCKMLALGTKVYNSEKLIHGGLGGAVAHDFVERADGFAEVFPEHKYRVVEMLQQRGHLTAMTGDGVNDAPSLKKADCGIAVEGSTEAAQAAADIVFLAPGLSTIVLAIKTSRQIFQRMKAYVQYRIALCLHLEIYLTLSMIIINETIRVDLIVFLALFADLATVAVAYDNAHYEPRPVEWQLPKIWVISVVLGILLALGTWVLRGTMYLPNGGIIQNFGSVQEILFLEVALTENWLIFVTRGGRTWPSWQLVGAILGVDIMATLFALFGWLSGAPELDNPVDLAKQRHDGWTDIVTVVIVWLYSFGVTIFIAIIYFILNQIPWLNDLGRKDRKRKDTIVENVLTALQKLAIEHERDETTGVDRYLLADKAIDNEEE; encoded by the coding sequence ATGTTGACTGGtgatgccattgccattgccaaggaGACTTGCAAGATGCTTGCCCTCGGAACCAAGGTCTACAACTCTGAGAAGCTCATCCACGGTGGTCTCGGTGGCGCTGTCGCCCACGACTTCGTCGAGCGTGCTGACGGTTTCGCCGAAGTCTTCCCCGAGCACAAGTACCGTGTCGTCGAGATGCTCCAGCAGCGTGGCCATCTTACTGCCATGACTGGTGACGGTGTCAACGACGCTCCCTCTCTGAAGAAGGCCGACTGTGGTATCGCCGTCGAGGGTTCCACCGAGGCTGCCCAGGCTGCCGCCGATATCGTCTTCCTTGCCCCCGGTCTGTCCACCATTGTCCTTGCCATCAAGACCTCTCGCCAGATCTTCCAGCGCATGAAGGCCTACGTCCAGTACCGTATTGCTCTCTGTCTCCACCTTGAGATCTACCTGACCCTGTCCATGATCATCATCAACGAGACCATCCGTGTCGACCTGATTGTCTTCCTGGCCCTGTTTGCTGATTTGGccaccgtcgccgtcgcctaCGACAATGCCCACTACGAGCCCCGTCCCGTCGAGTGGCAGCTGCCCAAGATCTGGGTCATCTCCGTCGTCCTCGGAATATTGCTTGCCCTCGGTACCTGGGTCCTCCGTGGAACCATGTACCTGCCCAACGGCGGTATCATCCAGAACTTTGGCTCTGTCCAGGAGATTCTCTTCCTCGAGGTCGCTCTTACTGAGAACTGGCTGATCTTTGTTACCCGTGGTGGCCGCACCTGGCCCTCTTGGCAGCTCGTCGGCGCCATTCTCGGTGTCGACATCATGGCCACtctcttcgccctcttcggTTGGTTGTCTGGTGCTCCCGAGCTCGACAACCCCGTCGACCTTGCCAAGCAGCGTCACGATGGTTGGACCGACATTGTCACCGTTGTCATTGTCTGGCTGTACTCTTTCGGTGtcaccatcttcattgccatcatctacTTCATCCTCAACCAGATCCCCTGGCTCAACGACCTCGGCCGCAAGGACCGCAAGCGCAAGGACACCATTGTCGAGAACGTCCTCACCGCCCTCCAGAAGCTCGCCATTGAGCacgagagagacgagacgacGGGTGTTGACCGTTACCTCCTTGCCGACAAGGCTATTGATAACGAGGAAGAGTAA